Part of the Sphaerochaeta associata genome is shown below.
TGCTTGACTTCTTCAGCTCATCGGGCAAAGTCGACTACGATGTTGCCGTAGGCTATGCTGTGTACATACCCAAGAAGAAGGAGAAGTTTGCACAGGTAGTCAGCCGAGCCGATGCAGCCATGTATCGATGCAAGAGTGCGATGAAGGCAAAGAAGGTGTGATTCTTGACCTGCTCGAACTATTTCGGCACCCTTAGCACAGGAGAATTGTATGAAAAGATTCCTTGCTGTTTCCCTGATTCTGCTTGCATGCTCGGTTTCGTTGTCTGCAAATACCACCCTTGCAGGAACGTCGGGATATATTGTCGTCCCCAGCGCTGAGGTAACACCCAGCACCAATGCAAGTGCGGTCACCACCGCCTACAGTGCCACATTCGGCACCAGCGGTGCTCTCCATATACCCGCCCTTCAATTGGCTTTCAAGGACACGTTTGAGACGAGTCTTGCCGTTGACATCGCCGATAATACCGACTTGTTGCTCAATGCAAAGTGGCGGTTCAGCAAAAAGGGAACCACCAGTCTTGCTGCCGGATTGCTTGGACAATGGAGCGGGGTGTCTGATACCAACCAGATATCGACGCAGCTGTACCTTGTCTCCACCTTCGACAGTTCCATCATGGACCATCCATCCAAGACCACGCTCTTGGTGGGGTACTCACTGATGAAGGGCATGAACAGCGACATCAACTTCGCCCTCGCCTTCCAGACTCCGCTTTTGGAGAAAACCTTCAAGGGGAAGGTCGACTTCCTCATGGATTTCGGCAATGTAAGCTACAGTGCAACCCCATCGGCCGGCAATGCCGACATCCGGGGGTTGGTCAATGTAGGAATACGGCTGCTGCCCATCGAGTTTCTCAAGTCGACCTTCATCTCAGTGGACATCCGTGCCTTGGATCTCTTCGACCATCAGGGAAGAGCCCTGAGTCTGGGCGCTTCCATCTCCTTCAGGCCGTAGTACTACTCGATCTCCACCACCTTGATCATGTTGGTCTTGCCCGAGCTGCCCACCGGCACCCCGGCGGTGATCACCACAGACTGTCCTCTCTCCACCAACTTGTGCTCTTTCAGGTACCAGGGTGCATAGGCCAACAGATGGTCCACTGAATCCTGAGGCTCGATGAGTATGGGGGTGACACCCCAGGAGAGGGCAAGGTATTGCACGACCTCCTTCAGGGGGGAGAAGGCGATGATGGGCACCGAGGGACGGAATTTGGCGATCAGGCGGGCCGTTGATCCGGATTGGGTGAAACAGGCGATGTAGGAGGCTCCTATAGAGAGGGCGAGTTCACGTGTAGCGAGACCCACCGCCTCGGTCTTGGATTGCTTGCGGTGCGGATCGAGGGTGCTGATCTGATTGAATACCTGCCTGCGGAAGGCACTGCTGCGCTCGGCCAGACTTGCAATACGAGCCATGGTGGTCACCGCCTGAAGCGGATACTCCCCTGCCGCAGTCTCCCCGCTGAGCATGACCGCACTGGTGCCGTCGAGCACGGCATTGGCAACGTCATTTGTCTCGGCTCGGGTGGGCCGGGGGTTGTGCATCATCGACTCAAGCATCTGCGTGGCGGTAATCACCGGAATACCGGCATCGATGCAGCTGCGGATGATGGATTTCTGAATCAGGGGAACCTCTTCGGCTGGAACCTCCACCCCCAGATCCCCACGGGCGATCATGATGACACTGGACTCACCGATGATATCGGCAAGGTTCTCCACAGCTTCGGGTTTCTCGATTTTGCTGATGATGGGAATGGTCCTGCCGTACACAGCTTTCATATGAGCCTTCAAGGCTCTCACATCATCGCCGCTGCGGACAAAGGAAAGGGCTACATAATCGAGGTTGTTGGCAAAGGCGAAGGCAAGGTCCGCTTCATCCTTCTTGGTGAAGGAACTGAGATGCTTCAGCGGGACTTGAGGTAGGTTCACTCCTTTTCGGGGCAGCAAGGTTCCTTCCTCCAGCATCCTGCAATGGATGTCCCGGCCCTCGATACTCTCCACAACCAGGCTTACCAGACCATCGTTGATGAGAATTCGCTGACCGATGAGTATCTCTTCGTGCAGGTTCGGATAGTCGATGCTGATACGCCGGCGGTTTCCCACACAGACTTCGGTGGTGATGATCAGCTTCTCGTCCTTCTTCAGGGTATAGGAGGGATCCTCCAGGCTGCCCAGTCGAATTTTCGGCCCCTGCAGGTCCATGAGGATTGTGACGGGAAAACCCAGCTCCTCGCTTGCTTTGCGTACGTTGTCGTGACGCTTCTGTTGCTCCTCGTGCGAGCCGTGGCTGAAATTCAGCCTTATGACCCTGCAACCTGCCTCAAGGATGGTCTTGATCATCTCATAGCTCTCACTGGCCGGACCGAGTGTTGCGACAATCTTGGTATAGTTCATAGTGTTCCCCCTATGGCAATCATCATGGATGGACCGGCTTTTGTAAAGCGGGTATTACCTATCGGGTGATAGTGTCTCACCCGCAAAGGTGAGGCAATATGCTCTGCTCAGGCGATTGCAGACATGCTTGAAACGGCTACAGTGATGATATGGAACACCAACGAAGTCGCGACGCATTGATCGTCATAGCCTGCCTGCTTCTCTCTTCTCTCAGTCTGCTTGGAATCGGAAGATTAAAAATCGATTCCTCGACCGATGCCTTCATTCCCACCAAGGCTCCAGTCGTGGAGACGAACAACCGGATCGAAGAGCAGTTCGGCTCCCTCGATGCCCTCGTTGTAAGCCTGTATGACGAAAAGGGCATTCTCAGTGGAGAAAACCTTGCACTCATAGCCTCTCTCACCGATGAGATAGGAAAACTGGAGGGGGTCAAGCAGGCCAGCTCGATCACCAACTTGAAGCATCTGGAGCCTGCACCCGATGGGGTGGAAGTGGTTTCACTGTATGAAGGGAACGTAGAAGCGCTTGAGACCCATATTGCAAGCTGGCCGGGTTTCTACGAGGGAACCTTTCTCAGTGAGGACCGGACAAGCGCCTCGATCCTCATCCAGACACAGCTCGATTACAACCAGGCAGCGCTGCTCGGCTCGCTGCGCGCCATCCTCGCCCCCCTCTCTGGTTTGGAGTCTTCCATCCTGGGGCTTCCTGTGGTTACCGAGCAGATTCGAATAAGCCTGCTCGCCGATCTCGCTTTTTTGGTCCCGATTGTTGCGGCCTTGATCATGCTTGTTCTTTATCTCTTCCTTAGAAGTTTCAAGGCAACCCTTCTGTGCCTTGTTCCTCTGGTTTTCAGCAGCTCGCTGGCTTTGGGAATCATGAGTATCACCGGCATCACCTTCACCATGGCCACCATGCTGGTACCCGTATTGCTGCTTATCGTCGGCAGCGCCTACACCATCCATATTTTCAGCCACTTCTTTGAGGAGTATGAGAGCCTGGGAGTAGAAAACGCCTTGAAGAAAGTGGTCAAGAAAAACACCTCTCCCATTCTTAGCGCAGCTGCTACGACCGCCTTCGGCTTTCTCGCCCAGCTCTCCAGCCCGTTGTTGCCGTTTCGCACCTTCGGTTTGCTCAGTTTCATAGGAGTGGTGGTCTGCGCCGCAAGTTCTCTGATCCTGCTGCCGGCCCTGATACGTCTGGTCTACAAGGAACCTATTCACAAGCAAGTACGAAAGAGAGCAGCAAGGGGCCTGTGGGTTGCGATGGGGAACACCCTCTCCAACCACTACGGGAAAGTCATACTGTTTGCCTCCCTGCTGCTTTTGGTAATCATCCTGCCGCTCTCCTACAGCAAGCTTGAAGAGGGAACGAACATCCTTGCCTTCTTCAAGAAAGGCTCGGACCTGGTCCAGGATACCCGATCATACAATCAGCGCATGCAGGGGAGCTTCTCACTCTCGGTCATGGTCAAACCCTCCGAAGAGGTGCTGCTGCCAAGCACCCTCACCATCGTTGAGAAGGCAATTTCAACCTTGGAAGGAGAAAACCATGTAGGAGGGGTGCAGTCCATCCTGCCGTTTGTGAAGCGGATGAATGAGCTGCTCGGCCCGGGAGATGGAGAGAGTACCGTACAATCCGACGAACCGGAGCTCGTTTTTGATTTTTTCACAGACCTGTCCGATGAACAGGCCGGCGGGCAAGCGTACGAGCCGTTACGTGAACAAGCGGGGGGAATGGGAAGCTATGAGATTCCTCTCGACCCCTCCCGTTATGGGCTTGAGACAGAAGACCAGTTGGCCGCCCTCATCGCCCAATACCTGTTGCTGTACAGTTCATCGCTGGACACCTTCATCAACGACCCGCTTGAGCCCGATGCCATGCTCATAACCATTCTTCTCAAGGATTCCGATACACGGACGCTGCGAAACCTCACCTCCCTGATCCCCACCCTCTTTCCTGAAGATTGGTCGGTGGAGATCGGCGGCGGGGAAGCGGTAAGCCTTGCACTCACCGATTTGGTGACCAAAAGCCAGGTCATCTCCCTCTTCAGTTCACTTCTTGCAGTGTGGCTCTTGGTTCTCTTGACCTTCAAGTCGGCAAAGCTAGCCACGCTCAGCCTCATTCCCTGCCTCTTCGCCCTTACCTCGGTATTCGGTGTCATGGTCATTTTCCATATCAAGTTGGACATTATTACCAGCCTGCTTGCAGCACTGTGCATCGGAGTCGGAGTGGATTATGCCATTCACTTGATTTCGGCATTCCAACGCAACGATCAGAGCGTAACCGAAGTCATGCAGACAACGGGCAAGGCGATCATGGCGAATGCAGCCTCGGTTGCCTTGGGGTTCTCGGGCCTGCTCTTCAGTCGCTTCGTTCCCATTGCCAACATGGGTCTGCTCTTCTCCATCGCCATGATCAGTGCCGCACTTTCCGCCCTGCTGATTCTTGGAGCGATAAAACTACATTACAGCTCTCTTATTACCAGGAGGCCTTCATGAAACGAATGTTCACCAGCCTTATCCTTGTCCTGTTCACCTGCAGCCTTGTCTTGGCGGCCGTACCGGCCGGCTACGTGATGGCCAAGGTAATGGAGATCCAGAGTTCCGATACATCCGCACTCGATCTCAGACTCACCCTTATCGAACCCAACGGTCAGATGCGTGAACGAAGGATTCAAACCCTCAGCCAAACCAAGGAGGGATTGACATCTTCGCTGACAGTCTTTCTCTCCCCTGAAAATGTGCGAAACACACGGTTTCTCTCCATCGAGCAGCAAGGGGGGAGGACCGAACAGTGGATCTATCTGCCTGCCTTGAAGCGAAGCCGGCGCATAGGCTCATCAGAGGAGGGAGGCTCGTTCATGGGCAGTGACTTCTCATATTCGGACATGGCCTCGACCACCTATGACGAAAAGGAGGCAGACCATCTGCTGCTGGATGAGGATGCAACAAGCTGGCGCATCCAATCCACTCCCTTTGCGCAAAAGACCTATGGGAAAACCATTACGGTAGTCGAAAAAGCGACGTACCTTCCTTTGCGGGTCGAATTCTACGACCTCGATGGAAAAACCCTGGTAAAAACCTTGGTCACCGAAGAGACCGATACCGTCGAGGGAAAACCCATCACTAAAATCCTGACGATGAAAACAGAGGCCAGCGGCCATGCCACACGCCTTGAGATGCTGCAGACCCGCTTCGACATCCCCCTCAGCAGTGGATATTTCACCTTGAAATTCTTGGAAACCGGGAGGCTCTAATGAAACGCATACTCCTTATACTCGCATTCAGTCTTCTCTTGCCGGCGCTGTACAGCTTCGACCTGTTCTTGGAGGAGCAGCCAAGCAGAATCACCACCTTTACGGTAAAAGCCGGTGGAGGACTCTATCGGGACGAGCAGTTTCTTACTGACTCGAAGCTCTCCTTCGCCGCCGAGCAGAACGGTCA
Proteins encoded:
- the pyk gene encoding pyruvate kinase; protein product: MNYTKIVATLGPASESYEMIKTILEAGCRVIRLNFSHGSHEEQQKRHDNVRKASEELGFPVTILMDLQGPKIRLGSLEDPSYTLKKDEKLIITTEVCVGNRRRISIDYPNLHEEILIGQRILINDGLVSLVVESIEGRDIHCRMLEEGTLLPRKGVNLPQVPLKHLSSFTKKDEADLAFAFANNLDYVALSFVRSGDDVRALKAHMKAVYGRTIPIISKIEKPEAVENLADIIGESSVIMIARGDLGVEVPAEEVPLIQKSIIRSCIDAGIPVITATQMLESMMHNPRPTRAETNDVANAVLDGTSAVMLSGETAAGEYPLQAVTTMARIASLAERSSAFRRQVFNQISTLDPHRKQSKTEAVGLATRELALSIGASYIACFTQSGSTARLIAKFRPSVPIIAFSPLKEVVQYLALSWGVTPILIEPQDSVDHLLAYAPWYLKEHKLVERGQSVVITAGVPVGSSGKTNMIKVVEIE
- a CDS encoding efflux RND transporter permease subunit; its protein translation is MEHQRSRDALIVIACLLLSSLSLLGIGRLKIDSSTDAFIPTKAPVVETNNRIEEQFGSLDALVVSLYDEKGILSGENLALIASLTDEIGKLEGVKQASSITNLKHLEPAPDGVEVVSLYEGNVEALETHIASWPGFYEGTFLSEDRTSASILIQTQLDYNQAALLGSLRAILAPLSGLESSILGLPVVTEQIRISLLADLAFLVPIVAALIMLVLYLFLRSFKATLLCLVPLVFSSSLALGIMSITGITFTMATMLVPVLLLIVGSAYTIHIFSHFFEEYESLGVENALKKVVKKNTSPILSAAATTAFGFLAQLSSPLLPFRTFGLLSFIGVVVCAASSLILLPALIRLVYKEPIHKQVRKRAARGLWVAMGNTLSNHYGKVILFASLLLLVIILPLSYSKLEEGTNILAFFKKGSDLVQDTRSYNQRMQGSFSLSVMVKPSEEVLLPSTLTIVEKAISTLEGENHVGGVQSILPFVKRMNELLGPGDGESTVQSDEPELVFDFFTDLSDEQAGGQAYEPLREQAGGMGSYEIPLDPSRYGLETEDQLAALIAQYLLLYSSSLDTFINDPLEPDAMLITILLKDSDTRTLRNLTSLIPTLFPEDWSVEIGGGEAVSLALTDLVTKSQVISLFSSLLAVWLLVLLTFKSAKLATLSLIPCLFALTSVFGVMVIFHIKLDIITSLLAALCIGVGVDYAIHLISAFQRNDQSVTEVMQTTGKAIMANAASVALGFSGLLFSRFVPIANMGLLFSIAMISAALSALLILGAIKLHYSSLITRRPS
- a CDS encoding outer membrane lipoprotein-sorting protein, with amino-acid sequence MKRMFTSLILVLFTCSLVLAAVPAGYVMAKVMEIQSSDTSALDLRLTLIEPNGQMRERRIQTLSQTKEGLTSSLTVFLSPENVRNTRFLSIEQQGGRTEQWIYLPALKRSRRIGSSEEGGSFMGSDFSYSDMASTTYDEKEADHLLLDEDATSWRIQSTPFAQKTYGKTITVVEKATYLPLRVEFYDLDGKTLVKTLVTEETDTVEGKPITKILTMKTEASGHATRLEMLQTRFDIPLSSGYFTLKFLETGRL